From Streptomyces yatensis, one genomic window encodes:
- a CDS encoding GMC family oxidoreductase, which produces MSVPVVYDYVVIGGGTAGSVIASRLTEDPDIRVAVIEGGPSDVDRPDVLTLRRWLGLLGGDLDYDYPTTEQPRGNSHIRHSRARVLGGCSSHNTLISFKPLPGDWDEWAEAGAEGWDAESMDPYFQRLRNNIVPVDEKDRNAIARDFVDAAQAAAGVPRVEGFNKKPFHEGVGFFDLAYHPENNKRSSASVAYLHPFLDRPNLHLMLETWAYKLELDDTGRITGVHVRTKDGEENVVRAETEVLVCAGAVDTPRLLMHSGIGPKSDLEALGIPVVHDLPGVGENLLDHPESVIVWETDGAIPDNSAMDSDAGLFIRRDPESRGPDLMFHFYQIPFTDNPERLGYEKPEHGVSMTPNIPKPRSRGRLYLTSADPSVKPALDFRYFTDEDDYDGRTLVDGIRVAREIAKTEPLASWLKREVCPGPEITSDEEISEYARKVAHTVYHPAGTCRMGAPSDQLAVVGPDLRIRGLNGVRIADASVFPTMPAVNPMIGVLMVGEKCAELLFEDRDRERHRPDDRAATLAPGGEA; this is translated from the coding sequence ATGTCCGTACCTGTCGTATACGACTATGTCGTCATCGGCGGCGGCACCGCAGGATCGGTGATCGCTTCCCGGCTCACCGAGGACCCGGACATCCGTGTCGCCGTCATCGAGGGCGGACCGTCCGATGTCGACCGGCCCGATGTGCTGACCCTGCGCCGCTGGCTCGGCCTGCTCGGCGGGGACTTGGACTACGACTACCCCACCACCGAGCAGCCACGCGGAAACTCACATATCCGGCACAGCCGGGCGCGGGTGCTCGGAGGCTGCTCCTCGCACAACACCCTGATCTCCTTCAAGCCGCTGCCGGGTGACTGGGACGAGTGGGCCGAGGCCGGCGCCGAGGGCTGGGACGCGGAGTCCATGGACCCGTACTTCCAGCGGCTGCGCAACAACATCGTCCCGGTGGACGAGAAGGACCGGAACGCGATCGCGCGGGACTTCGTCGACGCCGCCCAGGCCGCCGCCGGGGTGCCGCGGGTCGAGGGGTTCAACAAGAAGCCGTTCCATGAGGGCGTCGGCTTCTTCGACCTCGCGTACCACCCGGAGAACAACAAGCGCTCCTCGGCGTCCGTCGCCTATCTGCACCCGTTCCTGGACCGGCCCAACCTCCATCTGATGCTGGAGACCTGGGCGTACAAGCTGGAGCTGGACGACACCGGCCGGATCACCGGCGTCCATGTGCGCACCAAGGACGGCGAGGAGAACGTCGTGCGGGCCGAGACCGAGGTCCTGGTCTGCGCGGGCGCCGTGGACACCCCGCGGCTGCTGATGCACTCCGGTATCGGGCCCAAGTCCGATCTGGAGGCGCTGGGCATTCCGGTCGTCCACGATCTGCCGGGTGTCGGCGAGAATCTGCTCGACCACCCCGAGTCGGTCATCGTGTGGGAGACGGACGGCGCGATCCCGGACAACTCCGCGATGGACTCCGACGCGGGCCTGTTCATCCGGCGGGACCCCGAATCCCGGGGCCCGGACCTGATGTTCCACTTCTACCAGATCCCGTTCACCGACAATCCGGAGCGGCTGGGCTACGAAAAGCCCGAGCACGGCGTGTCGATGACCCCCAACATCCCCAAGCCGCGCAGCCGCGGCCGGCTCTACCTCACCAGCGCCGATCCGTCCGTCAAGCCCGCCCTCGACTTCCGGTACTTCACCGACGAGGACGACTACGACGGCCGCACGCTGGTCGACGGCATCCGGGTCGCGCGTGAGATCGCCAAGACCGAACCGCTGGCGAGCTGGCTCAAGCGCGAGGTGTGCCCGGGCCCGGAGATCACCTCGGACGAGGAGATCAGCGAGTACGCCCGCAAGGTCGCGCACACCGTGTACCACCCGGCGGGCACCTGTCGTATGGGTGCCCCGTCGGACCAACTCGCCGTGGTCGGCCCGGATCTGCGGATCCGGGGTCTGAACGGCGTCCGTATCGCCGACGCGTCCGTCTTCCCGACGATGCCGGCCGTGAACCCGATGATCGGAGTCCTGATGGTGGGCGAGAAGTGCGCTGAGCTGCTGTTCGAGGATCGCGACCGGGAACGGCACAGGCCCGACGACCGGGCTGCCACGCTCGCGCCGGGAGGTGAGGCGTGA
- a CDS encoding quaternary amine ABC transporter ATP-binding protein, giving the protein MATTLVPETPDTPEIPESGERAPVFSVRDLWKVFGPKAERIPGSAEAELPAAELRARTGCTAAVRDVSFDVQPGEVFVVMGLSGSGKSTLVRCLTRLIEPTSGTLKIDGEDVLAMDKARLRDLRRHRAAMVFQHFGLLPHRSVIDNVAYGLEIQGMGKAERRAKAAEVVEKVGLTGLERRRPGQLSGGQQQRVGLARALAVDPEVLLFDEPFSALDPLIRRDMQEEVIRLHHDEGRTMVFITHDLSEALRLGDRIMLMRDGGIVQLGTPEEIVGSPADDYVRDFVRDVPREQVLTVRRAMRPATSDEQDGGPALAPGTTVADAIEAVARTGGPARVVDEGRCLGVVDHACLLSVVAGLDGEEVAAA; this is encoded by the coding sequence ATGGCCACGACCCTGGTCCCCGAGACGCCCGACACCCCCGAGATCCCCGAGAGCGGCGAGCGTGCCCCGGTGTTCTCGGTCCGCGACCTGTGGAAGGTCTTCGGCCCCAAGGCCGAGCGCATCCCCGGTTCCGCCGAGGCGGAGCTGCCCGCCGCCGAGCTGCGTGCCCGCACCGGCTGCACCGCCGCCGTCCGCGACGTCTCCTTCGACGTCCAGCCCGGCGAGGTCTTCGTGGTCATGGGGCTGTCCGGCTCCGGCAAGTCCACCCTCGTCCGCTGCCTCACCCGGCTGATCGAGCCCACCTCCGGGACCCTGAAGATCGACGGCGAGGACGTCCTGGCCATGGACAAGGCCCGGCTGCGCGATCTGCGCCGGCACCGGGCCGCCATGGTCTTCCAGCACTTCGGACTGCTGCCGCACCGCTCCGTCATCGACAACGTCGCCTACGGCCTGGAGATCCAGGGCATGGGCAAGGCCGAGCGCCGCGCCAAGGCCGCCGAGGTGGTGGAGAAGGTCGGTCTCACCGGTCTCGAGCGCCGCCGCCCCGGACAGCTCTCCGGCGGTCAGCAGCAGCGCGTGGGCCTGGCCCGGGCGCTCGCCGTCGACCCCGAGGTGCTGCTCTTCGACGAGCCGTTCAGCGCGCTCGACCCGCTGATCCGCCGCGATATGCAGGAGGAGGTCATCCGCCTGCACCACGACGAGGGCCGGACGATGGTTTTCATCACCCACGACCTCAGCGAGGCGCTGCGGCTCGGCGACCGCATCATGCTGATGCGTGACGGCGGGATCGTGCAGCTCGGCACCCCGGAGGAGATCGTCGGTTCTCCGGCGGACGACTACGTACGGGACTTCGTCCGCGATGTTCCGCGGGAGCAGGTGCTGACCGTGCGCCGCGCCATGCGCCCCGCGACCTCGGACGAGCAGGACGGCGGGCCCGCGCTGGCCCCGGGCACCACGGTGGCCGACGCGATCGAGGCCGTGGCCCGCACCGGCGGCCCCGCGCGCGTCGTGGACGAGGGCCGCTGCCTGGGCGTTGTCGACCACGCCTGTCTGCTGAGCGTCGTCGCGGGCCTGGACGGCGAGGAGGTGGCCGCGGCATGA
- a CDS encoding ABC transporter permease: MSATATRPSTDPTTDPAAPGTAAAEPRPSLLSSAVRSPAARKLAVLVVIAAVLIPLAHAKWASGSWPHALTVDVSGPLGDASDWILDNRDSHWIFLYFFGHISNVIIIGVRAVYVALLALGWAGVTAGLTLIAWRVAGVRIAVTTLVSFAICGLLGMWVPTMQTLALMAIAVTASVVIGGLLGLAGGLSEWAFRVLRPVLDTMQVLPAFAYLLPVVMIFGNGVPGAVLATVIYAAPPMARLTALGLRGADAGVLEAVTSLGATWRQRLLSARLPLARKELLLGINQTIMMALSMAVIASVIGGGGLGDRVYQALSSVDVGKALAAGLPIVLLAIVMDRTIGTAGERLGAPPAEGGHRLLRGWPAWAGAAVATAVITVVGRLTGSQTWPTGWTVAIEEPVNQFKEWMVDHLYTGVPVVGGTADWAADYVKWILDPLREGLQGLPWYAVLLIVAALAWLIGTWATALTATAAMAAIGVLGVWEPSMDTLSQVLAAVFVTLVLGFAIGIWAARNTRLERMMRPVLDMFQTMPQFVYLIPVVALFGVGRAPAAAAAIVYALPAVIRITTQGIRNVDPAALESARSLGATQGQQLRQVQLPLARPALLLAVNQGVVLVLAVVVIGGLVGSGALGYDVLFGLAQGDLATGLVAGTAIVCLGLMLDRVTQPTSRRDRKGA; this comes from the coding sequence ATGAGTGCCACGGCCACTCGCCCCTCCACCGACCCCACCACCGATCCCGCCGCCCCCGGGACGGCGGCGGCCGAACCGCGTCCGTCCCTGCTGAGCTCCGCCGTCCGCAGCCCCGCCGCGCGCAAGCTGGCGGTGCTCGTGGTGATCGCCGCGGTGCTCATACCGCTCGCGCACGCCAAGTGGGCGAGCGGCAGCTGGCCGCATGCGCTGACCGTCGATGTGTCAGGACCGCTCGGCGACGCCAGCGACTGGATCCTCGACAACCGCGACAGTCACTGGATCTTCCTCTACTTCTTCGGCCACATCAGCAACGTCATCATCATCGGTGTCCGCGCCGTCTATGTGGCCCTGCTCGCCCTCGGCTGGGCCGGTGTCACCGCCGGGCTGACCCTGATCGCCTGGCGGGTCGCCGGGGTGCGGATCGCGGTCACGACCCTGGTGTCCTTCGCCATCTGCGGACTGCTGGGCATGTGGGTGCCCACGATGCAGACGCTCGCGCTGATGGCCATCGCCGTCACCGCCTCCGTCGTCATCGGCGGACTGCTGGGTCTGGCCGGCGGCCTCTCGGAATGGGCTTTCCGGGTGCTGCGGCCGGTGCTCGACACCATGCAGGTGCTGCCCGCGTTCGCGTATCTGCTCCCCGTCGTGATGATCTTCGGCAATGGCGTGCCCGGCGCGGTGCTGGCCACCGTGATCTACGCGGCTCCGCCCATGGCCCGGCTCACCGCCCTCGGCCTGCGCGGCGCGGACGCCGGGGTGCTGGAAGCGGTGACCTCGCTCGGCGCGACCTGGCGGCAGCGGCTGCTGTCCGCCCGGCTGCCGCTGGCCCGCAAGGAACTGCTGCTGGGCATCAACCAGACGATCATGATGGCGCTGTCCATGGCCGTCATCGCCTCCGTGATCGGCGGCGGCGGTCTCGGTGACCGCGTCTACCAGGCGCTGTCCAGCGTCGACGTCGGCAAGGCGCTCGCCGCCGGCCTCCCGATCGTGCTCCTCGCCATCGTGATGGACCGCACCATCGGAACGGCGGGCGAGCGGCTCGGCGCGCCCCCGGCCGAGGGCGGGCACCGGCTGCTGCGCGGCTGGCCCGCGTGGGCGGGGGCCGCGGTGGCCACCGCGGTCATCACCGTCGTCGGACGGCTGACCGGCTCCCAGACCTGGCCGACCGGCTGGACCGTCGCCATCGAGGAGCCCGTCAACCAGTTCAAGGAGTGGATGGTCGACCACCTCTACACCGGAGTGCCGGTCGTCGGCGGCACCGCCGACTGGGCCGCGGACTACGTCAAGTGGATCCTCGACCCGCTGCGCGAGGGGCTGCAGGGCCTCCCGTGGTACGCGGTGCTGCTGATCGTCGCGGCCCTGGCCTGGCTGATCGGCACCTGGGCCACCGCGCTGACCGCCACCGCCGCCATGGCCGCGATCGGTGTGCTCGGCGTGTGGGAGCCGTCCATGGACACCCTCTCCCAGGTGCTGGCGGCCGTCTTCGTCACGCTGGTCCTCGGTTTCGCGATCGGCATCTGGGCCGCGCGCAACACCCGGCTGGAGCGGATGATGCGACCGGTGCTGGACATGTTCCAGACCATGCCGCAGTTCGTGTATCTGATCCCCGTGGTCGCGCTGTTCGGCGTCGGCCGCGCCCCCGCGGCGGCCGCGGCCATCGTCTACGCGCTGCCCGCCGTCATCCGCATCACCACCCAGGGGATCCGGAACGTCGACCCGGCCGCGCTGGAGTCCGCGCGTTCGCTCGGCGCCACCCAGGGCCAGCAGCTGCGCCAGGTCCAGCTCCCGCTGGCCCGCCCGGCGCTGCTGCTCGCCGTCAACCAGGGCGTGGTGCTGGTGCTGGCCGTGGTCGTCATCGGCGGTCTGGTCGGATCCGGCGCGCTCGGCTACGACGTGCTGTTCGGCCTGGCGCAGGGCGATCTGGCGACCGGTCTGGTGGCGGGCACGGCGATCGTCTGCCTGGGGCTGATGCTCGACCGCGTCACCCAGCCGACCTCGCGCCGCGACAGGAAGGGGGCTTGA
- a CDS encoding ABC transporter substrate-binding protein — protein sequence MARTRIQLLTAAAGIAAVFTATGCGAADMTKQSSPYANVGGAKSVTLSVQSWVGAQSNVAVAQYLLEHELGYRVDTVQVDEIPAWDALSQGRVDAILEDWGHPEQEQRYVKDKKLIVPGGGLGVTGHIGWWVPKYFADKHPDVLNWKNLNKYAKTFKTAESGGKGQLLDGSPSYVTNDKALVKNLKLNYQIVFSGSEAAQITQIKQFAKGKKPFLTYWYEPQWLFNQVPMVEVKLPKYTDECANEGTKDPESIDCAYPTTPLQKYLNADFAKQGGKASAFLKKFHWTKQDQNEVSELIASKGMSAQDAAKKWVEAHPDVWKKWMP from the coding sequence ATGGCTCGCACCCGAATTCAGCTGCTGACGGCCGCCGCCGGGATCGCGGCCGTGTTCACCGCGACCGGCTGCGGCGCGGCGGACATGACCAAGCAGTCCTCGCCGTACGCCAATGTGGGCGGGGCCAAGAGCGTCACGCTCTCGGTCCAGTCGTGGGTCGGCGCCCAGTCCAATGTCGCGGTCGCCCAGTATCTGCTGGAGCATGAGCTGGGCTACCGCGTCGACACCGTCCAGGTGGACGAGATTCCGGCGTGGGACGCGCTCAGCCAGGGCCGGGTGGACGCGATCCTGGAGGACTGGGGCCACCCGGAGCAGGAACAGCGCTACGTCAAGGACAAGAAGCTGATCGTGCCGGGCGGCGGGCTCGGCGTCACCGGCCATATCGGCTGGTGGGTGCCGAAGTACTTCGCCGACAAACATCCGGACGTGCTGAACTGGAAGAACCTCAACAAGTACGCCAAGACCTTCAAGACCGCGGAGAGCGGTGGCAAGGGCCAGCTGCTGGACGGGTCCCCGTCCTATGTCACCAATGACAAGGCGCTGGTGAAGAACCTGAAGCTGAACTACCAGATCGTCTTCTCGGGTTCGGAGGCGGCGCAGATCACCCAGATCAAGCAGTTCGCCAAGGGCAAGAAGCCGTTCCTGACCTACTGGTACGAGCCCCAGTGGCTGTTCAACCAGGTGCCGATGGTCGAGGTCAAGCTGCCGAAGTACACCGACGAGTGTGCGAACGAGGGCACCAAGGACCCCGAGTCCATCGACTGCGCCTACCCGACCACTCCGCTGCAGAAGTACCTCAACGCGGACTTCGCGAAGCAGGGCGGGAAGGCGTCGGCGTTCCTGAAGAAGTTCCACTGGACCAAGCAGGACCAGAACGAGGTGTCGGAGCTGATCGCCTCGAAGGGGATGTCGGCCCAGGACGCCGCGAAGAAGTGGGTCGAGGCGCACCCTGACGTCTGGAAGAAGTGGATGCCGTAA
- a CDS encoding isocitrate lyase/PEP mutase family protein: protein MTAPATTDGARALRALHHGREPGDPLVLPGPWDAASARVFADAGFPALATPSAGIAASLGHRDGHTPPEEMFAAIARIIRAVDVPVSADVESGYGLAPKELVERLLETGAVGCNLEDSDHATGGLIEPARQADRLAAVRAEAGEDLVINARVDLFVRGGPDLDPETAVPSAVERGRLYVAAGADCVYPILAPPELLPRLAAAIDAPLNAAAFDPDGPSPRELGRLGATRITFGPRLLRQTMAEAGHLVKRLDPAP from the coding sequence ATGACGGCACCCGCGACCACGGACGGGGCCCGGGCGCTCCGCGCGCTGCACCACGGCCGGGAGCCCGGTGATCCGCTGGTGCTCCCCGGGCCCTGGGATGCCGCCTCGGCCCGGGTCTTCGCCGACGCGGGATTCCCCGCGCTCGCCACGCCGAGCGCGGGGATCGCGGCCTCCCTCGGCCACCGGGACGGCCACACCCCGCCGGAGGAGATGTTCGCCGCGATCGCCCGGATCATCCGGGCCGTGGACGTCCCCGTCTCGGCGGACGTGGAAAGCGGCTACGGCCTCGCCCCCAAGGAGCTGGTCGAGCGGCTGCTGGAGACCGGCGCGGTGGGCTGCAACCTGGAGGACTCCGACCACGCGACGGGCGGGCTGATCGAGCCCGCGCGCCAGGCGGACCGGCTGGCGGCGGTGCGGGCCGAGGCGGGCGAGGATCTGGTGATCAACGCCCGTGTCGACCTCTTCGTCCGCGGCGGCCCGGACCTCGACCCCGAGACCGCGGTCCCGTCCGCGGTCGAGCGCGGGCGGCTCTATGTGGCGGCGGGCGCGGACTGCGTGTACCCGATCTTGGCGCCCCCGGAGCTGCTGCCCCGCCTGGCGGCCGCCATCGACGCCCCGCTCAACGCGGCGGCGTTCGACCCGGACGGCCCGTCCCCGCGTGAGCTGGGCCGGCTGGGCGCCACCCGGATCACCTTCGGCCCGCGGCTGCTCCGCCAGACCATGGCCGAGGCGGGGCACCTCGTCAAACGGCTGGACCCCGCCCCGTAA
- a CDS encoding carboxymuconolactone decarboxylase family protein, with the protein MTTGTSHAHGPRMEFAKAAPEVYKAMISLDTAARKGLDPVLAELVKVRASQLNHCAFCIDMHTKDARAAGESEDRLYLLNAWEEAGDLYTEKEQAALALTEAVTVLTDGFVPDEVYERAAKHFEERELAQVIALIFTINAWNRIGVTTRMVPGAYKPAGH; encoded by the coding sequence ATGACGACCGGAACTTCTCATGCACATGGCCCCCGGATGGAGTTCGCCAAGGCGGCCCCCGAGGTCTACAAGGCCATGATCAGCCTGGACACGGCCGCCCGTAAGGGCCTGGACCCGGTACTGGCCGAGCTGGTCAAGGTGCGTGCCTCACAGCTCAACCACTGCGCCTTCTGCATCGACATGCACACCAAGGACGCCCGCGCGGCGGGCGAGTCCGAGGACCGCCTCTACCTCCTCAACGCCTGGGAGGAGGCCGGCGACCTCTACACCGAGAAGGAGCAGGCCGCCCTCGCCCTGACCGAGGCCGTGACCGTCCTGACCGACGGCTTCGTCCCCGACGAGGTCTACGAGCGCGCCGCCAAGCACTTCGAGGAGCGGGAGCTGGCGCAGGTGATCGCCCTGATCTTCACCATCAACGCCTGGAACCGCATCGGTGTGACCACCCGCATGGTCCCCGGCGCCTACAAGCCCGCCGGCCACTGA
- a CDS encoding PLP-dependent aminotransferase family protein — MADSWATRRGDSGQRTTGSGQRTGDSGQRTDSSGHRTDGRGGLGTDLHLDLPPGGGSGVRVALIGALRDAVRTGRLAPGTRLPSSRSLATDLGIARNTVADAYGELVAEGWLTARQGSGTRVAERVVPPEPAPPRTPPAAAVAATRPTYDLRPGEPDVSAFPRTAWLSAARRALIAAPNDAFGYGHPAGRPELRRVLADYLARARGVRAAPERIVVCAGFVQGLALLSKVREKAGHREVAVESYGLDVHWNVMRGAGLRTVPLPVDQQGARTSELDRSAGLRNVLLTPAHQFPTGVPLDPDRRAAVVDWASRVGGLVLEDDYDGEFRYDRQPVGALQGLDPEHVVYLGTASKSLAPALRLAWMVVPDHLMDDLLALKRTGEWESGRLDQLTLAEFIDSGAYDRHVRGMRMRYRRRRDQLVAALAERAPRVRVTGIAAGLHAVLQLPPGTEQSVVRGAAWQGLALDGLSRYRYRDEQGQWQERRQEPGGQPDALVFAYGTAPDHAFAGALEALCRVLP; from the coding sequence ATGGCAGATTCATGGGCCACTCGAAGAGGCGATTCCGGACAGCGGACGACCGGCTCCGGACAACGGACGGGCGATTCCGGGCAGCGAACGGACAGCTCCGGGCATCGGACGGACGGCCGCGGCGGGCTGGGCACGGATCTGCATCTGGATCTGCCGCCGGGCGGCGGGAGCGGGGTGCGGGTCGCGCTCATCGGCGCCCTGCGCGATGCCGTCCGCACCGGGCGGCTCGCCCCGGGCACCCGGCTGCCCTCCTCCCGCTCGCTCGCCACCGACCTCGGCATCGCCCGGAACACCGTCGCCGACGCCTATGGGGAACTGGTCGCCGAGGGCTGGCTGACCGCCCGGCAGGGCTCGGGCACCCGGGTCGCCGAGCGCGTCGTGCCGCCCGAGCCCGCCCCGCCGCGCACGCCCCCGGCCGCCGCCGTGGCCGCCACCCGGCCCACCTACGATCTGCGGCCCGGCGAACCCGATGTCTCGGCCTTTCCCAGGACCGCCTGGCTCTCCGCGGCCCGGCGCGCCCTGATCGCCGCGCCGAACGACGCCTTCGGCTACGGCCACCCCGCCGGACGGCCCGAGCTGCGGCGGGTCCTGGCCGACTATCTGGCGCGCGCCCGCGGGGTGCGGGCCGCGCCCGAACGGATCGTGGTCTGCGCCGGGTTCGTCCAGGGGCTGGCCCTGCTCAGCAAGGTGCGGGAGAAGGCCGGACACCGGGAGGTGGCCGTGGAGTCCTACGGGCTCGACGTCCACTGGAACGTGATGCGCGGGGCCGGGCTGCGCACCGTACCGCTGCCGGTCGACCAACAGGGGGCGCGGACATCGGAGCTGGACCGGTCGGCCGGGCTGCGGAACGTCCTGCTCACCCCGGCGCATCAGTTCCCCACCGGCGTTCCGCTGGACCCCGACCGGCGCGCCGCCGTGGTCGACTGGGCCTCGCGGGTGGGCGGACTGGTGCTGGAGGACGACTACGACGGGGAGTTCCGCTACGACCGTCAGCCGGTCGGGGCACTGCAGGGGCTCGACCCCGAGCATGTGGTCTATCTGGGCACCGCGAGCAAGAGCCTGGCGCCCGCGCTGCGGCTGGCGTGGATGGTGGTACCGGACCATCTGATGGACGACCTCCTGGCGCTCAAGAGAACGGGGGAGTGGGAGTCGGGCAGGCTGGACCAGCTGACGCTCGCGGAGTTCATCGACTCCGGGGCGTACGACCGCCATGTGCGCGGTATGCGGATGCGCTACCGGCGCCGCCGCGACCAGTTGGTGGCGGCGCTCGCCGAACGCGCCCCGCGGGTGCGGGTCACGGGCATCGCGGCCGGTCTGCACGCGGTGCTCCAACTGCCGCCGGGCACCGAGCAGTCCGTGGTGCGGGGCGCGGCCTGGCAGGGCCTGGCGCTGGACGGGCTGTCCCGCTACCGCTACCGCGACGAACAGGGGCAGTGGCAGGAGCGGCGACAGGAGCCGGGCGGGCAGCCCGATGCGCTGGTGTTCGCCTATGGCACCGCACCCGACCACGCCTTCGCGGGCGCGCTGGAGGCGCTGTGCCGGGTGCTGCCCTGA
- a CDS encoding glutathionylspermidine synthase family protein, which yields MKRHTIDPRPDWQSTVEEQGVIYPLTRYPDGSLRPYWDESAYYAFSLPEVEALEEVVEELHRMSLAAAAHIVETGRFADLGIDDPRLAGLIAESWHRRAEQPSVYGRFDLRHDGESGPAKLLEYNADTPTSLVEAASAQWFWMEDRFPGADQWNSLHERLVDAWRKQAALLPPGTPLYFAHSAGDELGEDLMTVAYLRETADQAGLSTEAISMEDIGWERLSGRFVDKRFRFIRSCFKLYPWEWLTTDRFGPQVLDTLDNGGGTGSTLWIEPAWKMLLSNKALLAVLWELFPDHPNLLPAYLDGPRELARTTGYVAKPLLGREGAGVTVHPPGEEPVLRDEPCCYQELAPLPDFDGNRVVLGTWVVAGEAAGLGIRESAGLVTDEYARFIPHVIL from the coding sequence ATGAAGCGCCATACCATCGACCCCCGCCCCGACTGGCAGTCCACGGTGGAGGAGCAGGGGGTCATCTATCCGCTGACCCGCTACCCGGACGGCTCGCTGCGCCCCTACTGGGACGAGAGCGCCTACTACGCCTTCTCGCTGCCCGAGGTCGAGGCGCTGGAGGAGGTGGTCGAGGAACTGCACCGGATGTCGCTGGCCGCGGCCGCCCATATCGTCGAGACCGGCCGCTTCGCCGACCTCGGCATCGACGATCCGCGGCTGGCCGGGCTGATCGCCGAGTCCTGGCACCGCCGGGCCGAACAGCCCAGCGTCTACGGCCGGTTCGATCTGCGCCACGACGGTGAATCGGGCCCGGCGAAGCTGCTGGAGTACAACGCCGATACGCCGACCTCGCTGGTGGAGGCCGCGAGCGCCCAGTGGTTCTGGATGGAGGACCGCTTCCCGGGCGCCGACCAGTGGAACTCCCTCCATGAACGGCTGGTCGACGCCTGGCGGAAACAGGCCGCGCTGCTGCCGCCGGGGACGCCCCTGTACTTCGCCCATTCGGCCGGGGACGAGCTGGGCGAGGACCTGATGACGGTGGCCTACCTCCGCGAGACGGCCGACCAGGCCGGGCTGAGCACCGAGGCGATCTCCATGGAGGACATCGGCTGGGAACGGCTGTCGGGCCGCTTCGTCGACAAGCGGTTCCGCTTCATCCGGAGCTGCTTCAAGCTCTATCCCTGGGAGTGGCTGACCACCGACCGGTTCGGCCCGCAGGTGCTGGACACCCTCGACAACGGGGGCGGCACCGGATCCACGCTGTGGATCGAACCGGCCTGGAAGATGCTGCTGTCCAACAAGGCGCTGCTGGCCGTGTTGTGGGAGCTCTTCCCGGACCACCCCAATCTGCTGCCCGCCTACCTCGACGGCCCCCGGGAACTGGCCCGCACCACCGGCTACGTGGCCAAACCGCTGCTCGGCCGCGAGGGGGCCGGGGTCACCGTGCACCCGCCGGGGGAGGAGCCCGTCCTCCGCGACGAGCCGTGCTGCTACCAGGAACTGGCGCCGCTGCCCGACTTCGACGGCAACCGGGTGGTGCTCGGCACCTGGGTCGTCGCGGGCGAGGCGGCGGGACTCGGCATCCGCGAGTCGGCGGGGCTGGTGACGGATGAGTACGCGCGCTTCATCCCCCATGTGATCCTCTGA